The Drosophila bipectinata strain 14024-0381.07 chromosome 2L, DbipHiC1v2, whole genome shotgun sequence genome has a segment encoding these proteins:
- the eIF3h gene encoding eukaryotic translation initiation factor 3 subunit H has protein sequence MANRGGRHARNEESDNTINYVQCDGLAVMKMVKHCHEESSNMDLAQGALLGLVVDKCLEITNCFPFPKSGDETMDEEMYQLTVMRRLRRVNVDHLHVGWYQSSDVGNSLSLALLESQYHYQTSIEESVVVVYDTQKSSRGFLCLKAYRLTPQAIQMYKDGDFTPEAFRTLKVGYESLFAEIPIVIKNSPLTNIMMSELNELLPEDKGHNFLDLGTASVLENHMRSLIERVDELYQEAVRYNKYQQVVFKQDTEKHRALAKLAAENAVRTSKGEPTVAEEEVIKQFRPMPVPARLTATITSGQINTHAQHIAQFCSQSLAKLFITESLQNAKEAKETK, from the exons ATGGCAAATCGCGGTGGACGTCATGCTCGTAATGAGGAGTCAGACAATACCATAAACTATGTCCAATGCGACGGTCTG GCCGTCATGAAAATGGTGAAGCACTGCCATGAGGAATCCAGCAACATGGACCTCGCCCAGGGCGCCCTTCTCGGCCTGGTGGTGGACAAGTGCCTGGAGATCACCAACTGCTTCCCGTTCCCCAAGAGCGGCGACGAAACTATGGATGAGGAAATGTACCAGCTGACAGTGATGCGTCGCCTTCGTCGCGTCAACGTGGATCACTTGCACGTCGGTTGGTACCAGAGCTCAGATGTGGGCAACAGCTTGTCGCTGGCTCTCCTGGAATCGCAGTACCACTACCAGACTAGCATTGAGGAGTCCGTCGTTGTGGTGTACGATACCCAAAAGTCGTCCCGTGGATTCCTTTGCCTGAAGGCCTACCGCCTTACCCCGCAGGCTATCCAGATGTACAAGGATGGCGACTTTACGCCCGAGGCATTCCGCACCCTGAAGGTGGGCTACGAGAGTTTGTTCGCCGAGATCCCCATTGTGATCAAGAACTCGCCGTTGACCAACATCATGATGAGCGAGTTGAATGAGCTTTTGCCGGAGGATAAGGGACACAACTTCTTGGATCTTGGTACCGCTTCTGTGCTGGAGAACCACATGCGCAGCCTTATTGAGCGCGTGGATGAGCTTTATCAAGAGGCTGTCCGCTACAACAAGTACCAGCAGGTGGTCTTCAAACAGGACACG GAGAAACACCGTGCCCTGGCTAAGCTGGCTGCTGAGAATGCCGTGCGCACCTCGAAGGGTGAGCCCACTGTGGCCGAGGAGGAAGTCATCAAACAGTTCCGCCCCATGCCCGTGCCCGCCCGGCTTACGGCCACCATTACCTCCGGTCAGATCAACACCCACGCCCAGCACATTGCCCAGTTCTGTTCGCAGTCGCTGGCCAAACTCTTTATTACCGAATCGCTGCAAAACGCCAAGGAAGCCAAGGAAACCAAGTAG
- the senju gene encoding UDP-galactose transporter senju has protein sequence MSTNWRELFPTKLTFMIFLLYMSLFIGQGIFVTASQESNNSYGYNTVTVVLLTEVFKLIISTCLYCRENTLRALVRDVHKDRNVLGLYMVPAFLYCLYNNLAFVNLATFDPTTYYLLLQLRVVVTGILFQIIFKKYLSQQQWISLILLTLGCMLKQINFGSFYSDANDDSESAAIQHPLNKTAVDTHQVHGKNMSGFDFSLSAVFILAQTICSCLAGVYNEYLLKDKGADVNIFVQNVFMYLDSIVCNAVILLIRGELLDAFSPHNLGTIMRFSVLIIIVNNAAIGIVTSFFLKYMNSILKTFASALELLFTAVLCYFLFSIPIYMNTALAIAVVSYAIYLYTQSPVVNLGKVRPLQNLSEASAKSTDKKKLLDEEAPDSDLDIV, from the exons ATGTCTACTAATTGGCGTGAACTGTTCCCCACCAAGCTGACGTTTATGATCTTCCTGCTGTATATGTCACTATTCATAGGGCAGG GCATCTTTGTGACAGCATCCCAGGAATCTAACAACTCATATGGCTACAACACCGTCACCGTTGTCCTCCTAACAGAGGTCTTTAAACTGATCATATCGACATGCCTCTACTGCCGAGA GAACACCCTACGCGCCTTGGTGAGGGATGTGCATAAGGATCGGAACGTACTGGGCCTGTATATGGTGCCGGCGTTCCTCTACTGCCTGTACAACAATCTAGCCTTTGTTAACCTGGCCACGTTCGACCCAACGACCTACTATCTACTCCTGCAGTTGCGTGTCGTTGTTACCGGTATTCTTTTCCAGATAATATTCAAGAAGTACCTATCGCAGCAACAGTGGATTTCACTCATTTTGCTGACGCTGGGCTGCATGCTGAAGCAGATCAACTTCGGAAGCTTTTACAGCGATGCCAACGATGACAGCGAATCGGCCGCCATTCAGCATCCTTTAAATAAGACTGCAGTTGACACCCACCAAGTGCACGGGAAAAATATGTCAGGCTTCGATTTTAGCCTAAGTGCTGTCTTCATTCTTGCCCAGACCATTTGTTCGTGTTTGGCGGGAGTCTACAACGAATATCTTTTGAAAGATAAGGGCGCGGATGTGAACATTTTTGTTCAGAACGTTTTTATGTACTTGGACTCGATCGTCTGCAATGCTGTGATTCTACTGATACGCGGTGAACTGTTGGACGCCTTCAGCCCTCACAATTTGGGCACTATCATGCGGTTCAGTGTTCTGATCATAATTGTGAATAACGCTGCCATTGGAATTGTTACCAGCTTTTTCCTTAAGTACATGAACTCCATTTTAAAGACCTTTGCCAGTGCCTTGGAGCTGCTCTTTACTGCGGTGCTGTGCTATTTCCTTTTCTCGATACCCATTTACATGAACACTGCGCTGGCTATCGCGGTGGTCTCCTATGCCATCTACCTGTACACCCAAAGCCCGGTAGTGAACCTGGGCAAGGTTCGCCCACTTCAAAACTTGAGTGAAGCCTCCGCCAAGTCCACGGACAAAAAGAAGCTACTGGACGAGGAGGCGCCCGATTCGGACTTGGACATAGTGTAG
- the LOC108124392 gene encoding gametocyte-specific factor 1-like, which yields MSYYEFGICPYNPDHRIMLFRMPGHIVKCKKNYRGPPLQICKYNATHRVLDMEEHLKECTYYRNYIDTQAVRIALTVRKAPTEKEDDDDNTEL from the coding sequence ATGTCTTATTATGAGTTTGGAATTTGTCCCTACAATCCGGACCATCGCATCATGCTGTTTCGGATGCCAGGGCACATTGTCAAGTGCAAGAAAAACTACCGAGGGCCGCCACTGCAGATCTGCAAGTACAACGCCACTCATCGTGTTCTGGACATGGAGGAGCACCTGAAGGAGTGCACTTATTACCGAAACTATATCGACACTCAGGCAGTAAGAATTGCCCTAACTGTGCGCAAGGCTCCGACCGAGAAGGAAGACGACGACGATAATACTgaactttaa
- the His3.3A gene encoding histone H3.3A produces MARTKQTARKSTGGKAPRKQLATKAARKSAPSTGGVKKPHRYRPGTVALREIRRYQKSTELLIRKLPFQRLVREIAQDFKTDLRFQSAAIGALQEASEAYLVGLFEDTNLCAIHAKRVTIMPKDIQLARRIRGERA; encoded by the exons ATGGCCCGTACCAAGCAGACTGCCCGTAAATCCACTGGAGGCAAGGCTCCTCGTAAGCAACTGGCCACCAAAGCGGCCCGTAAATCAGCTCCATCCACTGGAGGAGTCAAGAAGCCACATCGCTACCGTCCCGGAACTGTGGCGCTCCGTGAAATCCGTCGCTACCAGAAGAGCACTGAGCTCCTGATCCGTAAGCTGCCCTTCCAGCGTTTGGTGCGTGAAATCGCCCAGGACTTCAAGACCGATTTGCGTTTCCAGTCTGCTGCCATTGGAGCTCTTCAG GAGGCTAGCGAAGCGTACTTGGTGGGTCTATTTGAGGACACCAATTTGTGCGCCATTCATGCCAAGCGCGTCACCATCATGCCCAAAGACATTCAGCTGGCCAGACGCATCCGAGGCGAGCGCGCCTAA
- the Rpn11 gene encoding 26S proteasome non-ATPase regulatory subunit 14, whose amino-acid sequence MDRLLRLGGAMPQAAPPTDAPVVDTAEQVYISSLALLKMLKHGRAGVPMEVMGLMLGEFVDDYTVQVIDVFAMPQTGTGVSVEAVDPVFQAKMLDMLKQTGRPEMVVGWYHSHPGFGCWLSGVDINTQQSFEALSERAVAVVVDPIQSVKGKVVIDAFRLINPNMLVLGQEPRQTTSNLGHLQKPSVQALIHGLNRHYYSISINYRKNELEQKMLLNLHKKSWKDGLTLSDYNEHCSINEDTVSEMLELAKNYNKSLEDEEKMTPEQLAIKNVGKQDPKRHLEEKVDKVMQNNIVQCLGAMLDTIVFK is encoded by the exons ATGGATCGTTTGCTTCGTCTTGGAGGCGCCATGCCACAGGCTGCTCCACCCACAGATGCTCCCGTAGTGGACACTGCCGAGCAGGTCTACATCTCCTCTTTGGCCCTACTCAAGATGTTAAAGCACGGTCGAGCCGGCGTGCCCATGGAGGTGATGGGTTTGATGTTGGGCGAGTTTGTGGATGACTACACGGTGCAAGTCATTGATGTGTTCGCGATGCCCCAAACGGGAACTGGAGTTTCCGTCGAGGCGGTGGACCCTGTCTTCCAGGCGAAGATGTTGGACATGTTAAAGCAGACGGGACGACCGGAGATGGTGGTTGGCTGGTATCACTCGCATCCTGGATTCGGCTGCTGGTTGTCTGGTGTCGACATCAACACGCAGCAGTCGTTCGAAGCCCTGTCGGAGCGAGCCGTTGCCGTCGTAGTCGATCCTATTCAGTCAGTGAAAGGCAAAGTGGTGATCGATGCATTCCGTCTGATCAACCCCAACATGCTGGTGCTCGGCCAGGAGCCAAGGCAGACCACCTCAAACCTGGGTCACCTGCAAAAGCCTTCAGTGCAGGCGTTGATCCATGGCCTGAATCGCCATTACTACTCGATCAGCATAAACTACCGCAAGAATGAGCTGGAGCAGAAGATGCTTCTCAATCTGCACAAAAAGTCCTGGAAGGACGGTCTCACGCTATCCGACTACAATGAGCATTGTTCTATTAACGAGGACACAGTGTCCGAGATGCTTGAATTGGCCAAGAACTATAACAAG tctcTTGAGGATGAAGAGAAAATGACGCCCGAACAGCTGGCGATCAAGAATGTTGGCAAACAGGACCCTAAGCGGCATTTGGAAGAGAAGGTCGACAAGGTCATGCAGAACAATATTGTGCAGTGCCTAGGCGCCATGCTGGACACCATagtctttaaataa